In the Paramisgurnus dabryanus chromosome 5, PD_genome_1.1, whole genome shotgun sequence genome, one interval contains:
- the brd3b gene encoding bromodomain-containing protein 3b isoform X1 — protein MSVVTSPAQVPPPIVNPPPPEFTNPSKPGRKTNQLQYMQNVVVKTLWKHQFAWPFYTPVDAIKLNLLDYHKVIKNPMDMGTIKKRLENNYYWTAGECMQDFNTMFTNCYIYNKPTDDIVLMAQALEKIFLQKVAQMPQEEVELLPPPPKGKARKPGAPPASVDNQQSIALTAGSPSSSCPSSPPQLAQTPVIAATPVSTITSNVQAAPPAAAMIPTAQPVVKKKGVKRKADTTTPTTCAITASRSESPTASLESKHSKVISRRESTGRPIKPPKKDLEDGDVLPQGNNNTTTTNNKKSKLNDHLKYCDTILKEMLSKKHAAYAWPFYKPVDAEALELHDYHEIIKQPMDLSTVKKKMDGREYPDAQGFAADVRLMFSNCYKYNPPDHEVVAMARKLQDVFEMKFAKMPDEPAEPSSPSTVSATAVVSKSTGSSESSADSSSSSSDSEEERATRLAELQEQQTVEHPNGNRAGTKNGCPKRFQLKAVHEQLAALSQGPVSKPKKKKEKKEKEKKKKDKEKDKNKVKVEEDKKAKPPQPTKQIQPKKTSTRKPNSTSTTRQPKKGGKPAATNYESDEEESLPMSYDEKRQLSLDINRLPGEKLGRVVHIIQSREPSLRDSNPDEIEIDFETLKPSTLRELERYVKSCLQKKQRKPLPGTGKKSAKSKEELVQEKKKELEKRLQDVSGQLNNNKKPPKKAEKAGSAQGGGPSRLSGSSSSSDSGSSSSSGSSSESSDSD, from the exons ATGTCGGTGGTCACGTCCCCTGCCCAGGTGCCTCCACCTATTGTGAACCCCCCTCCACCCGAGTTCACCAACCCCAGCAAACCGGGCCGGAAAACAAACCAGCTACAATATATGCAGAACGTGGTCGTGAAGACCCTGTGGAAACATCAGTTCGCCTGGCCCTTCTACACACCTGTCGATGCCATCAAATTGAATCTGCTG GACTACCATAAAGTTATAAAAAATCCAATGGACATGGGAACCATAAAGAAGCGGCTTGAGAATAATTACTATTGGACTGCTGGTGAATGCATGCAGGACTTTAACACTATGTTCACAAACTGTTACATCTATAACAAG CCCACAGATGACATTGTTCTGATGGCTCAAGCATTAGAAAAGATTTTTCTTCAGAAGGTAGCTCAGATGCCCCAGGAAGAGGTGGAACTTCTACCCCCACCACCGAAGGGTAAAGCACGGAAACCCGGGGCACCTCCTGCATCAG TAGATAACCAACAATCGATAGCACTGACTGCAGGATCTCCGTCTTCGTCATGCCCGAGTTCCCCCCCTCAGCTGGCTCAGACTCCTGTTATAGCCGCGACTCCGGTCTCAACCATCACTTCCAACGTGCAGGCCGCGCCCCCTGCCGCAGCAATGATCCCAACTGCGCAGCCTGTTGTCAAA AAGAAAGGGGTGAAGCGGAAAGCAGACACTACCACGCCCACAACCTGTGCGATCACCGCCAGCAGAAGCGAATCGCCCACCGCCAGTTTGGAGTCCAAACACAGTAAAGTCATTTCCAGACGAGAGAGCACGGGCCGACCCATCAAACCTCCCAAAAAGGACCTGGAAGATGGGGACGTCTTACCACAAGGCAACAacaacaccaccaccaccaacaATAAGAAGAGCAAGCTCAACGATCATCTCAAATATTGTGACACTATACTCAAAGAGATGCTTTCCAAGAAGCACGCGGCCTACGCATGGCCGTTCTACAAACCTGTAGACGCAGAAGCTCTCGAGCTGCACGACTATCATGAAATCATCAAGCAGCCGATGGACCTCAGCACGGTCAAA AAAAAGATGGACGGCCGAGAATACCCAGATGCCCAAGGTTTCGCGGCAGATGTTCGGTTAATGTTCTCAAATTGTTACAAGTACAACCCACCTGATCACGAGGTCGTTGCCATGGCCAGAAAACTACAG GATGTGTTCGAGATGAAATTCGCCAAGATGCCAGATGAGCCCGCTGAGCCGTCGTCCCCGAGCACGGTGTCGGCCACGGCGGTGGTGAGCAAGAGCACGGGAAGCAGCGAGAGCAGCGCGGACTCGTCCAGCTCCAGCTCGGACTCAGAGGAGGAACGGGCCACCAGATTGGCCGAACTGCAGGAACAG CAAACTGTGGAGCACCCCAATGGTAACAGGGCAGGGACAAAAAACGGGTGTCCCAAGCGTTTTCAG CTGAAGGCTGTACATGAACAGCTAGCCGCTCTGTCGCAGGGTCCTGTGAGCAAaccaaagaaaaagaaagagaagaaggaaaaagagaagaagaagaaagacaAAGAGAAAGACAAAAACAAGGTCAAGGTGGAAGAGGACAAGAAAGCCAAGCCGCCGCAGCCGACTAAACAAATCCAACCGAAAAAGACCTCCACGCGGAAACCCAACAGCACGTCTACCACGAG GCAACCGAAAAAGGGGGGCAAACCTGCCGCGACAAACTACGAGTCCGACGAAGAGGAGTCTCTGCCCATGTCTTACGACGAAAAGCGGCAACTTAGCCTGGACATCAACCGGTTGCCGGGCGAGAAGCTGGGCCGAGTGGTTCACATCATCCAGTCGCGTGAGCCGTCGCTTCGAGACTCCAATCCGGACGAGATCGAAATCGACTTTGAAACGCTCAAGCCTTCTACGCTGCGTGAGCTTGAAAGATACGTCAAGTCTTGTTTACAGAAAAAGCAACGCAAACCGTTAC CGGGCACTGGGAAAAAGAGTGCCAAGTCTAAAGAGGAACTGGTTCAGGAAAAGAAGAAAGAGTTAGAAAAGAGGCTACAGGACGTGAGTGGACAACTCAACAACAACAAGAAACCACCCAAAAAAG CAGAGAAGGCGGGGTCAGCGCAGGGGGGCGGGCCATCTCGGCTGAGTGGCAGCAGCAGTTCCTCCGATTCGGGCAGCAGTAGCTCCAGCGGCTCCAGCTCCGAGAGCAGTGACTCGGACTGA
- the brd3b gene encoding bromodomain-containing protein 3b isoform X5 — protein MSVVTSPAQVPPPIVNPPPPEFTNPSKPGRKTNQLQYMQNVVVKTLWKHQFAWPFYTPVDAIKLNLLDYHKVIKNPMDMGTIKKRLENNYYWTAGECMQDFNTMFTNCYIYNKPTDDIVLMAQALEKIFLQKVAQMPQEEVELLPPPPKGKARKPGAPPASDNQQSIALTAGSPSSSCPSSPPQLAQTPVIAATPVSTITSNVQAAPPAAAMIPTAQPVVKKGVKRKADTTTPTTCAITASRSESPTASLESKHSKVISRRESTGRPIKPPKKDLEDGDVLPQGNNNTTTTNNKKSKLNDHLKYCDTILKEMLSKKHAAYAWPFYKPVDAEALELHDYHEIIKQPMDLSTVKKKMDGREYPDAQGFAADVRLMFSNCYKYNPPDHEVVAMARKLQDVFEMKFAKMPDEPAEPSSPSTVSATAVVSKSTGSSESSADSSSSSSDSEEERATRLAELQEQQTVEHPNGNRAGTKNGCPKRFQLKAVHEQLAALSQGPVSKPKKKKEKKEKEKKKKDKEKDKNKVKVEEDKKAKPPQPTKQIQPKKTSTRKPNSTSTTRQPKKGGKPAATNYESDEEESLPMSYDEKRQLSLDINRLPGEKLGRVVHIIQSREPSLRDSNPDEIEIDFETLKPSTLRELERYVKSCLQKKQRKPLPGTGKKSAKSKEELVQEKKKELEKRLQDVSGQLNNNKKPPKKAEKAGSAQGGGPSRLSGSSSSSDSGSSSSSGSSSESSDSD, from the exons ATGTCGGTGGTCACGTCCCCTGCCCAGGTGCCTCCACCTATTGTGAACCCCCCTCCACCCGAGTTCACCAACCCCAGCAAACCGGGCCGGAAAACAAACCAGCTACAATATATGCAGAACGTGGTCGTGAAGACCCTGTGGAAACATCAGTTCGCCTGGCCCTTCTACACACCTGTCGATGCCATCAAATTGAATCTGCTG GACTACCATAAAGTTATAAAAAATCCAATGGACATGGGAACCATAAAGAAGCGGCTTGAGAATAATTACTATTGGACTGCTGGTGAATGCATGCAGGACTTTAACACTATGTTCACAAACTGTTACATCTATAACAAG CCCACAGATGACATTGTTCTGATGGCTCAAGCATTAGAAAAGATTTTTCTTCAGAAGGTAGCTCAGATGCCCCAGGAAGAGGTGGAACTTCTACCCCCACCACCGAAGGGTAAAGCACGGAAACCCGGGGCACCTCCTGCATCAG ATAACCAACAATCGATAGCACTGACTGCAGGATCTCCGTCTTCGTCATGCCCGAGTTCCCCCCCTCAGCTGGCTCAGACTCCTGTTATAGCCGCGACTCCGGTCTCAACCATCACTTCCAACGTGCAGGCCGCGCCCCCTGCCGCAGCAATGATCCCAACTGCGCAGCCTGTTGTCAAA AAAGGGGTGAAGCGGAAAGCAGACACTACCACGCCCACAACCTGTGCGATCACCGCCAGCAGAAGCGAATCGCCCACCGCCAGTTTGGAGTCCAAACACAGTAAAGTCATTTCCAGACGAGAGAGCACGGGCCGACCCATCAAACCTCCCAAAAAGGACCTGGAAGATGGGGACGTCTTACCACAAGGCAACAacaacaccaccaccaccaacaATAAGAAGAGCAAGCTCAACGATCATCTCAAATATTGTGACACTATACTCAAAGAGATGCTTTCCAAGAAGCACGCGGCCTACGCATGGCCGTTCTACAAACCTGTAGACGCAGAAGCTCTCGAGCTGCACGACTATCATGAAATCATCAAGCAGCCGATGGACCTCAGCACGGTCAAA AAAAAGATGGACGGCCGAGAATACCCAGATGCCCAAGGTTTCGCGGCAGATGTTCGGTTAATGTTCTCAAATTGTTACAAGTACAACCCACCTGATCACGAGGTCGTTGCCATGGCCAGAAAACTACAG GATGTGTTCGAGATGAAATTCGCCAAGATGCCAGATGAGCCCGCTGAGCCGTCGTCCCCGAGCACGGTGTCGGCCACGGCGGTGGTGAGCAAGAGCACGGGAAGCAGCGAGAGCAGCGCGGACTCGTCCAGCTCCAGCTCGGACTCAGAGGAGGAACGGGCCACCAGATTGGCCGAACTGCAGGAACAG CAAACTGTGGAGCACCCCAATGGTAACAGGGCAGGGACAAAAAACGGGTGTCCCAAGCGTTTTCAG CTGAAGGCTGTACATGAACAGCTAGCCGCTCTGTCGCAGGGTCCTGTGAGCAAaccaaagaaaaagaaagagaagaaggaaaaagagaagaagaagaaagacaAAGAGAAAGACAAAAACAAGGTCAAGGTGGAAGAGGACAAGAAAGCCAAGCCGCCGCAGCCGACTAAACAAATCCAACCGAAAAAGACCTCCACGCGGAAACCCAACAGCACGTCTACCACGAG GCAACCGAAAAAGGGGGGCAAACCTGCCGCGACAAACTACGAGTCCGACGAAGAGGAGTCTCTGCCCATGTCTTACGACGAAAAGCGGCAACTTAGCCTGGACATCAACCGGTTGCCGGGCGAGAAGCTGGGCCGAGTGGTTCACATCATCCAGTCGCGTGAGCCGTCGCTTCGAGACTCCAATCCGGACGAGATCGAAATCGACTTTGAAACGCTCAAGCCTTCTACGCTGCGTGAGCTTGAAAGATACGTCAAGTCTTGTTTACAGAAAAAGCAACGCAAACCGTTAC CGGGCACTGGGAAAAAGAGTGCCAAGTCTAAAGAGGAACTGGTTCAGGAAAAGAAGAAAGAGTTAGAAAAGAGGCTACAGGACGTGAGTGGACAACTCAACAACAACAAGAAACCACCCAAAAAAG CAGAGAAGGCGGGGTCAGCGCAGGGGGGCGGGCCATCTCGGCTGAGTGGCAGCAGCAGTTCCTCCGATTCGGGCAGCAGTAGCTCCAGCGGCTCCAGCTCCGAGAGCAGTGACTCGGACTGA
- the brd3b gene encoding bromodomain-containing protein 3b isoform X8: MSVVTSPAQVPPPIVNPPPPEFTNPSKPGRKTNQLQYMQNVVVKTLWKHQFAWPFYTPVDAIKLNLLDYHKVIKNPMDMGTIKKRLENNYYWTAGECMQDFNTMFTNCYIYNKPTDDIVLMAQALEKIFLQKVAQMPQEEVELLPPPPKGKARKPGAPPASDNQQSIALTAGSPSSSCPSSPPQLAQTPVIAATPVSTITSNVQAAPPAAAMIPTAQPVVKKKGVKRKADTTTPTTCAITASRSESPTASLESKHSKVISRRESTGRPIKPPKKDLEDGDVLPQGNNNTTTTNNKKSKLNDHLKYCDTILKEMLSKKHAAYAWPFYKPVDAEALELHDYHEIIKQPMDLSTVKKKMDGREYPDAQGFAADVRLMFSNCYKYNPPDHEVVAMARKLQDVFEMKFAKMPDEPAEPSSPSTVSATAVVSKSTGSSESSADSSSSSSDSEEERATRLAELQEQLKAVHEQLAALSQGPVSKPKKKKEKKEKEKKKKDKEKDKNKVKVEEDKKAKPPQPTKQIQPKKTSTRKPNSTSTTRQPKKGGKPAATNYESDEEESLPMSYDEKRQLSLDINRLPGEKLGRVVHIIQSREPSLRDSNPDEIEIDFETLKPSTLRELERYVKSCLQKKQRKPLPGTGKKSAKSKEELVQEKKKELEKRLQDVSGQLNNNKKPPKKAEKAGSAQGGGPSRLSGSSSSSDSGSSSSSGSSSESSDSD; this comes from the exons ATGTCGGTGGTCACGTCCCCTGCCCAGGTGCCTCCACCTATTGTGAACCCCCCTCCACCCGAGTTCACCAACCCCAGCAAACCGGGCCGGAAAACAAACCAGCTACAATATATGCAGAACGTGGTCGTGAAGACCCTGTGGAAACATCAGTTCGCCTGGCCCTTCTACACACCTGTCGATGCCATCAAATTGAATCTGCTG GACTACCATAAAGTTATAAAAAATCCAATGGACATGGGAACCATAAAGAAGCGGCTTGAGAATAATTACTATTGGACTGCTGGTGAATGCATGCAGGACTTTAACACTATGTTCACAAACTGTTACATCTATAACAAG CCCACAGATGACATTGTTCTGATGGCTCAAGCATTAGAAAAGATTTTTCTTCAGAAGGTAGCTCAGATGCCCCAGGAAGAGGTGGAACTTCTACCCCCACCACCGAAGGGTAAAGCACGGAAACCCGGGGCACCTCCTGCATCAG ATAACCAACAATCGATAGCACTGACTGCAGGATCTCCGTCTTCGTCATGCCCGAGTTCCCCCCCTCAGCTGGCTCAGACTCCTGTTATAGCCGCGACTCCGGTCTCAACCATCACTTCCAACGTGCAGGCCGCGCCCCCTGCCGCAGCAATGATCCCAACTGCGCAGCCTGTTGTCAAA AAGAAAGGGGTGAAGCGGAAAGCAGACACTACCACGCCCACAACCTGTGCGATCACCGCCAGCAGAAGCGAATCGCCCACCGCCAGTTTGGAGTCCAAACACAGTAAAGTCATTTCCAGACGAGAGAGCACGGGCCGACCCATCAAACCTCCCAAAAAGGACCTGGAAGATGGGGACGTCTTACCACAAGGCAACAacaacaccaccaccaccaacaATAAGAAGAGCAAGCTCAACGATCATCTCAAATATTGTGACACTATACTCAAAGAGATGCTTTCCAAGAAGCACGCGGCCTACGCATGGCCGTTCTACAAACCTGTAGACGCAGAAGCTCTCGAGCTGCACGACTATCATGAAATCATCAAGCAGCCGATGGACCTCAGCACGGTCAAA AAAAAGATGGACGGCCGAGAATACCCAGATGCCCAAGGTTTCGCGGCAGATGTTCGGTTAATGTTCTCAAATTGTTACAAGTACAACCCACCTGATCACGAGGTCGTTGCCATGGCCAGAAAACTACAG GATGTGTTCGAGATGAAATTCGCCAAGATGCCAGATGAGCCCGCTGAGCCGTCGTCCCCGAGCACGGTGTCGGCCACGGCGGTGGTGAGCAAGAGCACGGGAAGCAGCGAGAGCAGCGCGGACTCGTCCAGCTCCAGCTCGGACTCAGAGGAGGAACGGGCCACCAGATTGGCCGAACTGCAGGAACAG CTGAAGGCTGTACATGAACAGCTAGCCGCTCTGTCGCAGGGTCCTGTGAGCAAaccaaagaaaaagaaagagaagaaggaaaaagagaagaagaagaaagacaAAGAGAAAGACAAAAACAAGGTCAAGGTGGAAGAGGACAAGAAAGCCAAGCCGCCGCAGCCGACTAAACAAATCCAACCGAAAAAGACCTCCACGCGGAAACCCAACAGCACGTCTACCACGAG GCAACCGAAAAAGGGGGGCAAACCTGCCGCGACAAACTACGAGTCCGACGAAGAGGAGTCTCTGCCCATGTCTTACGACGAAAAGCGGCAACTTAGCCTGGACATCAACCGGTTGCCGGGCGAGAAGCTGGGCCGAGTGGTTCACATCATCCAGTCGCGTGAGCCGTCGCTTCGAGACTCCAATCCGGACGAGATCGAAATCGACTTTGAAACGCTCAAGCCTTCTACGCTGCGTGAGCTTGAAAGATACGTCAAGTCTTGTTTACAGAAAAAGCAACGCAAACCGTTAC CGGGCACTGGGAAAAAGAGTGCCAAGTCTAAAGAGGAACTGGTTCAGGAAAAGAAGAAAGAGTTAGAAAAGAGGCTACAGGACGTGAGTGGACAACTCAACAACAACAAGAAACCACCCAAAAAAG CAGAGAAGGCGGGGTCAGCGCAGGGGGGCGGGCCATCTCGGCTGAGTGGCAGCAGCAGTTCCTCCGATTCGGGCAGCAGTAGCTCCAGCGGCTCCAGCTCCGAGAGCAGTGACTCGGACTGA
- the brd3b gene encoding bromodomain-containing protein 3b isoform X12 produces MSVVTSPAQVPPPIVNPPPPEFTNPSKPGRKTNQLQYMQNVVVKTLWKHQFAWPFYTPVDAIKLNLLDYHKVIKNPMDMGTIKKRLENNYYWTAGECMQDFNTMFTNCYIYNKPTDDIVLMAQALEKIFLQKVAQMPQEEVELLPPPPKGKARKPGAPPASDNQQSIALTAGSPSSSCPSSPPQLAQTPVIAATPVSTITSNVQAAPPAAAMIPTAQPVVKKKGVKRKADTTTPTTCAITASRSESPTASLESKHSKVISRRESTGRPIKPPKKDLEDGDVLPQGNNNTTTTNNKKSKLNDHLKYCDTILKEMLSKKHAAYAWPFYKPVDAEALELHDYHEIIKQPMDLSTVKKKMDGREYPDAQGFAADVRLMFSNCYKYNPPDHEVVAMARKLQDVFEMKFAKMPDEPAEPSSPSTVSATAVVSKSTGSSESSADSSSSSSDSEEERATRLAELQEQQTVEHPNGNRAGTKNGCPKRFQLKAVHEQLAALSQGPVSKPKKKKEKKEKEKKKKDKEKDKNKVKVEEDKKAKPPQPTKQIQPKKTSTRKPNSTSTTRQPKKGGKPAATNYESDEEESLPMSYDEKRQLSLDINRLPGEKLGRVVHIIQSREPSLRDSNPDEIEIDFETLKPSTLRELERYVKSCLQKKQRKPLQKAGSAQGGGPSRLSGSSSSSDSGSSSSSGSSSESSDSD; encoded by the exons ATGTCGGTGGTCACGTCCCCTGCCCAGGTGCCTCCACCTATTGTGAACCCCCCTCCACCCGAGTTCACCAACCCCAGCAAACCGGGCCGGAAAACAAACCAGCTACAATATATGCAGAACGTGGTCGTGAAGACCCTGTGGAAACATCAGTTCGCCTGGCCCTTCTACACACCTGTCGATGCCATCAAATTGAATCTGCTG GACTACCATAAAGTTATAAAAAATCCAATGGACATGGGAACCATAAAGAAGCGGCTTGAGAATAATTACTATTGGACTGCTGGTGAATGCATGCAGGACTTTAACACTATGTTCACAAACTGTTACATCTATAACAAG CCCACAGATGACATTGTTCTGATGGCTCAAGCATTAGAAAAGATTTTTCTTCAGAAGGTAGCTCAGATGCCCCAGGAAGAGGTGGAACTTCTACCCCCACCACCGAAGGGTAAAGCACGGAAACCCGGGGCACCTCCTGCATCAG ATAACCAACAATCGATAGCACTGACTGCAGGATCTCCGTCTTCGTCATGCCCGAGTTCCCCCCCTCAGCTGGCTCAGACTCCTGTTATAGCCGCGACTCCGGTCTCAACCATCACTTCCAACGTGCAGGCCGCGCCCCCTGCCGCAGCAATGATCCCAACTGCGCAGCCTGTTGTCAAA AAGAAAGGGGTGAAGCGGAAAGCAGACACTACCACGCCCACAACCTGTGCGATCACCGCCAGCAGAAGCGAATCGCCCACCGCCAGTTTGGAGTCCAAACACAGTAAAGTCATTTCCAGACGAGAGAGCACGGGCCGACCCATCAAACCTCCCAAAAAGGACCTGGAAGATGGGGACGTCTTACCACAAGGCAACAacaacaccaccaccaccaacaATAAGAAGAGCAAGCTCAACGATCATCTCAAATATTGTGACACTATACTCAAAGAGATGCTTTCCAAGAAGCACGCGGCCTACGCATGGCCGTTCTACAAACCTGTAGACGCAGAAGCTCTCGAGCTGCACGACTATCATGAAATCATCAAGCAGCCGATGGACCTCAGCACGGTCAAA AAAAAGATGGACGGCCGAGAATACCCAGATGCCCAAGGTTTCGCGGCAGATGTTCGGTTAATGTTCTCAAATTGTTACAAGTACAACCCACCTGATCACGAGGTCGTTGCCATGGCCAGAAAACTACAG GATGTGTTCGAGATGAAATTCGCCAAGATGCCAGATGAGCCCGCTGAGCCGTCGTCCCCGAGCACGGTGTCGGCCACGGCGGTGGTGAGCAAGAGCACGGGAAGCAGCGAGAGCAGCGCGGACTCGTCCAGCTCCAGCTCGGACTCAGAGGAGGAACGGGCCACCAGATTGGCCGAACTGCAGGAACAG CAAACTGTGGAGCACCCCAATGGTAACAGGGCAGGGACAAAAAACGGGTGTCCCAAGCGTTTTCAG CTGAAGGCTGTACATGAACAGCTAGCCGCTCTGTCGCAGGGTCCTGTGAGCAAaccaaagaaaaagaaagagaagaaggaaaaagagaagaagaagaaagacaAAGAGAAAGACAAAAACAAGGTCAAGGTGGAAGAGGACAAGAAAGCCAAGCCGCCGCAGCCGACTAAACAAATCCAACCGAAAAAGACCTCCACGCGGAAACCCAACAGCACGTCTACCACGAG GCAACCGAAAAAGGGGGGCAAACCTGCCGCGACAAACTACGAGTCCGACGAAGAGGAGTCTCTGCCCATGTCTTACGACGAAAAGCGGCAACTTAGCCTGGACATCAACCGGTTGCCGGGCGAGAAGCTGGGCCGAGTGGTTCACATCATCCAGTCGCGTGAGCCGTCGCTTCGAGACTCCAATCCGGACGAGATCGAAATCGACTTTGAAACGCTCAAGCCTTCTACGCTGCGTGAGCTTGAAAGATACGTCAAGTCTTGTTTACAGAAAAAGCAACGCAAACCGTTAC AGAAGGCGGGGTCAGCGCAGGGGGGCGGGCCATCTCGGCTGAGTGGCAGCAGCAGTTCCTCCGATTCGGGCAGCAGTAGCTCCAGCGGCTCCAGCTCCGAGAGCAGTGACTCGGACTGA
- the brd3b gene encoding bromodomain-containing protein 3b isoform X11: MSVVTSPAQVPPPIVNPPPPEFTNPSKPGRKTNQLQYMQNVVVKTLWKHQFAWPFYTPVDAIKLNLLDYHKVIKNPMDMGTIKKRLENNYYWTAGECMQDFNTMFTNCYIYNKPTDDIVLMAQALEKIFLQKVAQMPQEEVELLPPPPKGKARKPGAPPASDNQQSIALTAGSPSSSCPSSPPQLAQTPVIAATPVSTITSNVQAAPPAAAMIPTAQPVVKKKGVKRKADTTTPTTCAITASRSESPTASLESKHSKVISRRESTGRPIKPPKKDLEDGDVLPQGNNNTTTTNNKKSKLNDHLKYCDTILKEMLSKKHAAYAWPFYKPVDAEALELHDYHEIIKQPMDLSTVKKKMDGREYPDAQGFAADVRLMFSNCYKYNPPDHEVVAMARKLQDVFEMKFAKMPDEPAEPSSPSTVSATAVVSKSTGSSESSADSSSSSSDSEEERATRLAELQEQLKAVHEQLAALSQGPVSKPKKKKEKKEKEKKKKDKEKDKNKVKVEEDKKAKPPQPTKQIQPKKTSTRKPNSTSTTRQPKKGGKPAATNYESDEEESLPMSYDEKRQLSLDINRLPGEKLGRVVHIIQSREPSLRDSNPDEIEIDFETLKPSTLRELERYVKSCLQKKQRKPLQKAGSAQGGGPSRLSGSSSSSDSGSSSSSGSSSESSDSD, translated from the exons ATGTCGGTGGTCACGTCCCCTGCCCAGGTGCCTCCACCTATTGTGAACCCCCCTCCACCCGAGTTCACCAACCCCAGCAAACCGGGCCGGAAAACAAACCAGCTACAATATATGCAGAACGTGGTCGTGAAGACCCTGTGGAAACATCAGTTCGCCTGGCCCTTCTACACACCTGTCGATGCCATCAAATTGAATCTGCTG GACTACCATAAAGTTATAAAAAATCCAATGGACATGGGAACCATAAAGAAGCGGCTTGAGAATAATTACTATTGGACTGCTGGTGAATGCATGCAGGACTTTAACACTATGTTCACAAACTGTTACATCTATAACAAG CCCACAGATGACATTGTTCTGATGGCTCAAGCATTAGAAAAGATTTTTCTTCAGAAGGTAGCTCAGATGCCCCAGGAAGAGGTGGAACTTCTACCCCCACCACCGAAGGGTAAAGCACGGAAACCCGGGGCACCTCCTGCATCAG ATAACCAACAATCGATAGCACTGACTGCAGGATCTCCGTCTTCGTCATGCCCGAGTTCCCCCCCTCAGCTGGCTCAGACTCCTGTTATAGCCGCGACTCCGGTCTCAACCATCACTTCCAACGTGCAGGCCGCGCCCCCTGCCGCAGCAATGATCCCAACTGCGCAGCCTGTTGTCAAA AAGAAAGGGGTGAAGCGGAAAGCAGACACTACCACGCCCACAACCTGTGCGATCACCGCCAGCAGAAGCGAATCGCCCACCGCCAGTTTGGAGTCCAAACACAGTAAAGTCATTTCCAGACGAGAGAGCACGGGCCGACCCATCAAACCTCCCAAAAAGGACCTGGAAGATGGGGACGTCTTACCACAAGGCAACAacaacaccaccaccaccaacaATAAGAAGAGCAAGCTCAACGATCATCTCAAATATTGTGACACTATACTCAAAGAGATGCTTTCCAAGAAGCACGCGGCCTACGCATGGCCGTTCTACAAACCTGTAGACGCAGAAGCTCTCGAGCTGCACGACTATCATGAAATCATCAAGCAGCCGATGGACCTCAGCACGGTCAAA AAAAAGATGGACGGCCGAGAATACCCAGATGCCCAAGGTTTCGCGGCAGATGTTCGGTTAATGTTCTCAAATTGTTACAAGTACAACCCACCTGATCACGAGGTCGTTGCCATGGCCAGAAAACTACAG GATGTGTTCGAGATGAAATTCGCCAAGATGCCAGATGAGCCCGCTGAGCCGTCGTCCCCGAGCACGGTGTCGGCCACGGCGGTGGTGAGCAAGAGCACGGGAAGCAGCGAGAGCAGCGCGGACTCGTCCAGCTCCAGCTCGGACTCAGAGGAGGAACGGGCCACCAGATTGGCCGAACTGCAGGAACAG CTGAAGGCTGTACATGAACAGCTAGCCGCTCTGTCGCAGGGTCCTGTGAGCAAaccaaagaaaaagaaagagaagaaggaaaaagagaagaagaagaaagacaAAGAGAAAGACAAAAACAAGGTCAAGGTGGAAGAGGACAAGAAAGCCAAGCCGCCGCAGCCGACTAAACAAATCCAACCGAAAAAGACCTCCACGCGGAAACCCAACAGCACGTCTACCACGAG GCAACCGAAAAAGGGGGGCAAACCTGCCGCGACAAACTACGAGTCCGACGAAGAGGAGTCTCTGCCCATGTCTTACGACGAAAAGCGGCAACTTAGCCTGGACATCAACCGGTTGCCGGGCGAGAAGCTGGGCCGAGTGGTTCACATCATCCAGTCGCGTGAGCCGTCGCTTCGAGACTCCAATCCGGACGAGATCGAAATCGACTTTGAAACGCTCAAGCCTTCTACGCTGCGTGAGCTTGAAAGATACGTCAAGTCTTGTTTACAGAAAAAGCAACGCAAACCGTTAC AGAAGGCGGGGTCAGCGCAGGGGGGCGGGCCATCTCGGCTGAGTGGCAGCAGCAGTTCCTCCGATTCGGGCAGCAGTAGCTCCAGCGGCTCCAGCTCCGAGAGCAGTGACTCGGACTGA